A region of the Stieleria neptunia genome:
CAAATCAAACACCAATTGTTCGATGTTGTGGAACAGTTTGGCGATCCGGTTTTCCAGATACTGGGCAAAGATCGCCGCGGGGATCGCAACCGCCAATCCCGCCAGGGTCGTCACCAACGCGGTGTAAATCCCTTCGGACAGCTGTTCGCTGCGTGAGCGATCGGCCGACAGCGAGGTGGATTCGTGGAACGCGACGATCATGCCCCAGACCGTTCCCAGCAATCCCATCAGCGGGGTCGCGGCGGCGGCAAGCGTCAACCAGCGGACCGGCGACGCGTAGCGATCGGCTTCACGTCCGATCGTCTCGGTGGCGGTGCGTTCGATCTCTCCCAGCGGTTGACCGGTTCGCATCAACATCGCGCCGACGATGCTGGCGGTCGGCGACGGATGCTGCAAACAGGCTTGATAGGCCGACGGCGGATCGAACGATTCGACCGGATCGGCCAATCGACGCAGTTCGCGGACGAGACGGCGCGGCATGACTTTGCCGCGTCGAAGACTGAGCAGTCGTTCGACCGCCAGTGTCACCACCAACAGACTCATCAATCCGATCGGGATCATGAATCGTCCGCCGCGGAGGATCAGCGACAGCATGTCGATGCCCGTCGGTTCGGCGACCGGCGGAGGCTCTTCGGCGGCGATTTCCGCGTTCATGACCGCTTGGATGTCGGCGGCATTGATCGGCGGTTCGGCATCTGCCTGAGCCCACGCCTGGGGCGAGTCGGTCAACCCGCACAGCCAGCCCGCGCACAGGACCACTCCCAGACAGATCAACGCGATGCGTTTCTGCTTCGCGCGTTCCAGTCGATTCGGGTTTATCGGATAGGAAGTCACGACTACTGCAACGCCTCCAGACGCTCGGCGGATTTCTTCGCAAGTTCGTGTCCGGCATGCTTCTGGACGACGTACTGATAAAACTGTGTGGCGAACTGACGCGATCGTTTTTTCGCATCCGGGGTTCTGGCGGTCTGCATCAGCAACTCGCTGCAACGTCCCGCTTCGAATCCACTTTTGGCTTGCCAGTTCTTGATCTCCGCGGGCGCGTTCTCGCCGCCGAAACCGAACATCACACTTTGGAACTCGGGGATCGCTTTGTCGAAACGCTTTTCACCAAAATGGATCTCGCCCATCATGAAACGGGCCCGCGCACCGACCTCGCGGCGGCGATACTGTTCGGCGACCTGCCCAAAGTATTTGAGCGCCTTGTCGAACTCGTTTTTTTGCTGGTAGGCGAATCCGGTTTCATAAAACACTTGCGGCAAATAGGCGGTGCCAGGAAAACGCTGCTTCAGTTCGTCGTACCAGCCGATCGCTTCCTCCCAACGCTTCAGTTGCGCCGCGGATTGGCCCCCGTGCAACAGAATCAACTCGCGGACCTGTCGCTCGGCCGCATCGCGTAACGAATCGGCGTTCTCGTTCGCGTCGCGAATTTGTTGCCGCCCCTTGGCGTAAGACTCCAACGCCTCGGCGAACGCTTCGGCTTTAAAGTAACTTTCACCGACCATCATTCGGGCGTCGATCGCCAACCTTCCGGAGGCATGCTTCTCGACCTGTTCGGTGAACGCCTGCCGGGCTTCGTCCAGCTTGGATTGTTTGAACAGCGACCAACCGAGACGATACAGCGATTTTTCGCTCATCGCTTCATCGCTCGTCTTCTCCGCGGCCAATTGAAAATACGTTGCCGCGGTTGCCCAATCGCTGGCCGAATAACGTTGCTGTCCGACAAAGTAAGCCGCCTCGGCCGCCAATGGCGTGTCGGGGTACTCGCTCAACAGGCGACGGAATTGCTCGACGGCTTGCTCGTCCTGGCCGGACTCACGCAACGACCAGCCGAGTTCATAGAGCACTTTATCCATCGCAGGATAGGCGGGGACTTCGTCGACCAGACGCTGCAACTTTTTTGCCGCGTCGGCTGGGCGGCCCTGCTTTTGGTCGACCAGTGCCAACTCGTAGAGTGCGTGGCCCAAATTGACTCCGGTCGGACCGAGTTCCAAGTAGTTTTGCAGATCCGATTGGGCGGATGAAAAATCGCCCAGGGTTCGATGCGAGATGCCCCGCGCGATCAACGCATCGTCGCTGAGCGCATGATCGGGCGACTGATTCAGAATCCTGTCGAGTGACTCGATGGCTTCGGCGTGCTTCCCTTGCTGCATCTGCGACCAACCACGACCGTACAGTGCGTAGGGGATTAATCCCGCGTCACGATCGGCGTCGATGATCTGGCTGTACAACTTCACCGCCCGGTCATCGTCGCCGGTCTTGCTGGCCAGTTGGGCCAGCTTGTAACGCGCCTGATCGGCCATCGCGGATGACTCGTCCCGGCCGATCAATGTTTCCCAAGTGGCTTTGGCTTGGTCGCCTTGATCCGATGACAGCAGCGCGGTCCCTTGCAACAGCATGGCCTCGCCGGCACGCGCCCAATCCGCCGCCACCTCGGTCACGCGGCCGAACGATTTCGCCGCATCGGCCGACCGACCGGACATCAAATGCGCTTGGCCGACCAGGAACTGCGCTTCAGCCTTTTGCGATGCTTGCGGAAGACGCTCATACTCTTTCTTCAGCAGCGCGATGCTCTCGTCAAACGCCTTCATCGCGTTCATCGCGACGGCGGTCCGCAACACCCAGACGGGGCGTTGGGCGTGGTCGGCCGAGGCGGCGCGCAGCAGTTGCCGATAGCTGTCGAGTGCCGCTTCGGTCTGTCCCAGAAAAAGCTGGCTTTCGGCGACAATAAAACGAACATCACTGGCGAGCTGATCGGAAGCGAACTGTTGTAAAAACTCACCGGCCAGTTTGCCGGCCCGTTCATACTGGTTGATTTGCAATGCTGAGAACGCGGCGTTGTACAGGGCGCGCGGTGCCAAGGCATCGGCGGGCGCGTCACGGTAAGCCGCTTCGGCCACGTCGATCGACTCTTGGACCGTTGCCGGGTTCATCGACAACGCTTCGGCCAAATCGACCCGCAAGTCCATTGCAAAGTCACCCTCCAGGCCGGCGTCGATCTGTCGCTTGGCGATTGCGACGGCGGCGGCCGGATCACCCTTGGTCAGTTTGATCCGCGCCAGCCAATGCGCCGCCTCGGTCGCCGCGACCGGGTTGTTTTGTGACAGCACCTTTTCGAACCGCGTCGCCGCTTGATCGATGTCACCGCCGCGGTACAGACTTTGCCCGGACGCCAGCGTTGCGTTGGCGGCGTAGGGTGAATCGGGAAACTCGCGCTGCAATCGGTCGTAGCCGACGGCGGCTTCCTTCGGCTTGCCGCTTTGCACCAACGCGTACGCTTGACGAAAAATCGCGTAGCTCGTGTCGGCATCCTCCTTCGACGCATCAATCGCGTTGTCGAACGCTGTGACCGCGGCGTCGAAGTCGCGCTGCATGATTCTTAGATCGCCCAGCCGCAGATGCACATCGACGGCCAGGGGACTGTCGGCACAACCGGACAACAATTGCTGAAACGACGCCACCGCCTTGTCGGCTTGCTCCAGCTCTTCATGGGCGATCCCCAGGGCGTACAACGCGTCACAGCGCAGCGGCGAATCCTTGGCCGCCGGCAACGACAAAAACTTGTTGTAGAAATCGATCGCACGGGGCCGATCGCCCAATCCGTATGCCGCTTCGCCACTGTAAAAGTACGCGCGGTCGATGTAGGCGCTTTGGGAGTTCTCTTTGCGAAGCGTCTCGAAGGTGGCGATCGTCTGTTTCAATCGCGCCGCGTCGCGTTGGGGTCCATCACCGGCCGACGCGTAAAAGCACCAACCGCGATTCGCCAAACTCTCCTCTCGCAGCTCATACGTTTTGTCTTGCAACGCCACGCCAAAGGCCTCCGCCGCGGCAATGTAATCCGGGTTTTCTTTCTGCATGTAACAGACGCCCAGATAATGTGCCGCCTTGGATGCCAGATCATCATCGGGATAGGTCTCCAGAAACTTCTTCCAGTTCTGGATCGCCAATTCGATCGCACCGCCGGTTTGAAAATTGGCCGCATCGGCGTAGAGCGCGATCGACTGCTCGGTCGACTCTGCCGCGGCCGCACGCGCGCCCGGCGAGAGCCCCGTCGCGGGGACGATCCACGCCAGGGTGACCATCAAGCGAACAGCAATCGCACCGACAAAAGACTGCAGGAAAGAATCAGAACGCACGGCGACGTGGGGGCCAGAGGAGTCCGAAAGACAGCGACGACATCGTCCACAGTTTAACGGTGTGTCGATTCAGTCGATAGTTCGCCATCGGGATTGCCCAGTCCGAAAAGTCGGTCCTAAGGTGCCGTGATTCGGCACACGCGTGCCAAATCGTCTCATTTCCCGCCGTTTTTCCGTCTGGACACTTCCGCAGCGAACCGTTCGCGTCCCTGGTGACGTATCAGTAAGCTTCGCAGTGGTCGTGAAGGACACCTATACAATTTCACAGTGATTTTGACGTGACGCAACTCAGCTCCCCTGGCAGCACCCACCTGATCACCGGCGGTGCCGGATTCATCGGCTCGCACCTCGCACAGCGACTCCTCGCGCGGGGGGACAAGGTCTTGATCGTGGACGACCTGTCGACCGGGCAACACAAAAACCTGGCGCCGATCATCGATCACGAAAACTTGGAATACATCGAGGGGACGGTCGAAGACGATCGGTTGGTGGCGGAAGTCGTCGGCCGCGCCGACAGCGTCTACCACCTGGCCGCCGCCGTGGGCGTCGCCCTGATCGCCAAGCAGCCGATCCAAACGATCGAACGCAACGTCTACCCCACCCAGTTGATCCTGGATCGACTCGGTGAACGAGCCCGGCGGGGTGCGCGGATCCCATGCTTCATCGCCAGCACCAGCGAAGTCTATGGCAAGAACCCCAAACCGGTCTGGTCCGAAGAAGACGACTTGGTGTTCGGCGCGACGACGAAGCCGCGGTGGAGCTACGGTGTGTCCAAAGCCATCGATGAGTTCTTGGCGCTGGCGTTCTACAAAGAGCAACAGTTGCCCGTCGTCGTGGGACGGTTCTTCAACGTCGTCGGTCCACGCCAGACCGGCGCCTACGGCATGGTGCTGCCCCGATTTGTCGAAGCGGCGTTGAAAGGCGAAAAGCTGGTGGTCCATGACGACGGTGCCCAAATCCGATGCTTCGCTCACGTCGACGATGTCGTCGGTGCGGTCGTCAAATTGGTCGACACGCCGCAGGCCCACGGGCGGGTGTACAACATCGGCAGCGACACCCCGGTGTCAATCTTGGAACTGGCCAAACGCGTGATCGAACGAGTCAACCCGAAGGCGGAGATCGATTTCCGGTCCTACTCCGACGCCTATGACGAAAGCTTCGAAGACATTCGACGCCGAGTCCCCGATCTGACCCGGATCGCGGCAACCATCGGCTATGCCCCGACCCAAGACCTGGACGCGATCATCGACTCGGTCGCCGACTCGATGCGCTGAGCACGATGAAGCTTCATTGCTGATTTGACCCAACAAAGCCTGGGGCCAGGGATCGATCATAGCGGACCGACGGTGCCCCGAAAAATCTTTCCGAAAGCACTTGTCACCTCTCCACAATGGGTCACGAAAAAGAGACCTGGGTGAATCAGTCTCGCTGCGAGTCGTTCCCCGCTGACTGATGTTTGTCAGCACGCCGTCGAGCCGGTCACCTCACCTGTTTGTGGAGATTCAAGATGCGTAAGTTTGCTGCAGTTGCGTTGGCAGTCGTGTTGGCCGGTTCGTTCAGTGCTCAAGCGTTCGCCGGATGCGGAACCTGCGACAAGACGGTCGTGGAGAACGCTGTGGCGGCCAAGTCGTTCAATACCTTGGTGGCCGCCGTCAAGGCTGCCGGCTTGGTGGAAACGCTTTCCGGTGAAGGCCCCTTCACGGTGTTCGCCCCGACCGATGAAGCGTTCGCCAAGCTTCCCGAAGGCACGGTGGAAAGCTTGCTGAAGCCGGAAAACAAGGACAAGCTGGTCAGCATCCTGACCTACCACGTGGTGCCCGCAAAGGTCATGGCCAAGAAGGTCGTCGGACTCAATGAGGCCAAGACCGTGCAAGGTTCGACCGTCAAGATCGAAGTCAAAGACGGAAGCGTGATCCTCAACGGCAAGGCCAAGGTCGTCAAGACCGACATCAATTCGTCTAACGGAGTGATCCATGTCATCGACACCGTGATTCTGCCCAAGAGCTGAATCCGTTCGGCTGAATAGCCAACCGTTCGAAAGCAAACTCCGTCGGCATTGATCTGCCGTCGGAGTTTTCGTTCGTTCGAGTCCCCCCCAGCGGGACGCGTCAGCGACCGGCACGTCCCCAATGCCACGTACATCGGCTCTGACTGGTGTTAGCGAAACGGCGCGAGCCGTCCGGTCGCGCTTCAATAACACCGTGAAAGACCGGAGGGCTCGCGCCCTGCCGCTAACAAAAAACAACCCGCCTGGCGTCAAAGTAAGTGGCACTGGCCGCGTGCCCCCTAAGATCCCCCACGAGCCACTGGACCACGCCACGTGCTGGCAAGCTGCCGCGAGAGCCCTTGCCGAATCGGGGGCTGATTGCCTATTCTGTGGGGCTTCGCGGTTCTGTACGCCAGCCAGGCCCGCTTGCACCCCAAAAACAACGAGAGAAATGCCATGAAAGAAGGCATCCACCCCAAGTACCAAGCCACCACGATCAGCTGCGGTTGCGGCAATTCCTTTGAAACCCGCACCGTCCGCGGCGGCGAGTTGAAGGTCGATATTTGCAACGCCTGCCACCCGTTTTACACCGGCAAGCTGAAATTCGTGGACACCGCCGGCCGGATCGATAAATTCCAGAAGAAATTCGCCGCCGGCTCGTACGGCAGTTTGCAGAAAAAAGGCAAAAAGAAATAGCCGGTTCATTTCCGCCGCCAGACCGCTCCGCCCCCCTCGGGTGACGGGAGTGTGCTGACGACAGGCTACGCCAACCGCATGCTCCTCGCCCCTGGCAGGACCATGCGGTTTTTTTCTTCCCTATTTTCTTCAAATCCTGCCCCCCCGAAGTCCCAAACGGACTGTTTGCGACCATGAGCACCATCCGCGACCTGCTGGAAGAAAAACTCAACCGGTTCGAGCAACTTGAACGCGACATGTCCGACCCCGAGGTCCTCGGTGACGGGGCCCGGATGGGTGCCACGGCCCGAGAACACGGCGGCCTGGCACGCCTGGCCGGCAAATACCGCGAATTCAAGCGGATGAGCAACGAGATCGCCGACTGCAAGGAAATGGCCGAGGCGGCCGAAGACAGCGAAGAACGCGAAATGGCCGAAACCGAAATGGCCGACCTGCGGCATCAACGCGAATCGCTCTGGGAAGACCTGTTGTCGATGACCATCGGCGGCGAAGACAGCCACCGGACCCGCTGCGTGATGGAAATCCGCGCCGGCACCGGGGGCGAAGAAGCCGCACTGTTCGCCCGCGATCTGTTCGAAATGTATCGCCGTTATGCCGAAGTAAAAAAATGGAAAGTCGAATTGATGGACAGCAGCCCCTCGGACATGGGCGGGTTCAAAGACATCACGTTGACGCTCGAAGGTGACAGCGTGTACCGCGACCTGGCCTAC
Encoded here:
- a CDS encoding MotA/TolQ/ExbB proton channel family protein, whose amino-acid sequence is MTSYPINPNRLERAKQKRIALICLGVVLCAGWLCGLTDSPQAWAQADAEPPINAADIQAVMNAEIAAEEPPPVAEPTGIDMLSLILRGGRFMIPIGLMSLLVVTLAVERLLSLRRGKVMPRRLVRELRRLADPVESFDPPSAYQACLQHPSPTASIVGAMLMRTGQPLGEIERTATETIGREADRYASPVRWLTLAAAATPLMGLLGTVWGMIVAFHESTSLSADRSRSEQLSEGIYTALVTTLAGLAVAIPAAIFAQYLENRIAKLFHNIEQLVFDLAPGLARFDGRRRLDSDGTLLPIQYVDSPDTAVTPPPPSPPPPPHASASGVAESGNQAKAS
- a CDS encoding fasciclin domain-containing protein, giving the protein MRKFAAVALAVVLAGSFSAQAFAGCGTCDKTVVENAVAAKSFNTLVAAVKAAGLVETLSGEGPFTVFAPTDEAFAKLPEGTVESLLKPENKDKLVSILTYHVVPAKVMAKKVVGLNEAKTVQGSTVKIEVKDGSVILNGKAKVVKTDINSSNGVIHVIDTVILPKS
- the rpmE gene encoding 50S ribosomal protein L31, which produces MKEGIHPKYQATTISCGCGNSFETRTVRGGELKVDICNACHPFYTGKLKFVDTAGRIDKFQKKFAAGSYGSLQKKGKKK
- a CDS encoding tetratricopeptide repeat protein, whose translation is MRSDSFLQSFVGAIAVRLMVTLAWIVPATGLSPGARAAAAESTEQSIALYADAANFQTGGAIELAIQNWKKFLETYPDDDLASKAAHYLGVCYMQKENPDYIAAAEAFGVALQDKTYELREESLANRGWCFYASAGDGPQRDAARLKQTIATFETLRKENSQSAYIDRAYFYSGEAAYGLGDRPRAIDFYNKFLSLPAAKDSPLRCDALYALGIAHEELEQADKAVASFQQLLSGCADSPLAVDVHLRLGDLRIMQRDFDAAVTAFDNAIDASKEDADTSYAIFRQAYALVQSGKPKEAAVGYDRLQREFPDSPYAANATLASGQSLYRGGDIDQAATRFEKVLSQNNPVAATEAAHWLARIKLTKGDPAAAVAIAKRQIDAGLEGDFAMDLRVDLAEALSMNPATVQESIDVAEAAYRDAPADALAPRALYNAAFSALQINQYERAGKLAGEFLQQFASDQLASDVRFIVAESQLFLGQTEAALDSYRQLLRAASADHAQRPVWVLRTAVAMNAMKAFDESIALLKKEYERLPQASQKAEAQFLVGQAHLMSGRSADAAKSFGRVTEVAADWARAGEAMLLQGTALLSSDQGDQAKATWETLIGRDESSAMADQARYKLAQLASKTGDDDRAVKLYSQIIDADRDAGLIPYALYGRGWSQMQQGKHAEAIESLDRILNQSPDHALSDDALIARGISHRTLGDFSSAQSDLQNYLELGPTGVNLGHALYELALVDQKQGRPADAAKKLQRLVDEVPAYPAMDKVLYELGWSLRESGQDEQAVEQFRRLLSEYPDTPLAAEAAYFVGQQRYSASDWATAATYFQLAAEKTSDEAMSEKSLYRLGWSLFKQSKLDEARQAFTEQVEKHASGRLAIDARMMVGESYFKAEAFAEALESYAKGRQQIRDANENADSLRDAAERQVRELILLHGGQSAAQLKRWEEAIGWYDELKQRFPGTAYLPQVFYETGFAYQQKNEFDKALKYFGQVAEQYRRREVGARARFMMGEIHFGEKRFDKAIPEFQSVMFGFGGENAPAEIKNWQAKSGFEAGRCSELLMQTARTPDAKKRSRQFATQFYQYVVQKHAGHELAKKSAERLEALQ
- a CDS encoding NAD-dependent epimerase/dehydratase family protein; its protein translation is MTQLSSPGSTHLITGGAGFIGSHLAQRLLARGDKVLIVDDLSTGQHKNLAPIIDHENLEYIEGTVEDDRLVAEVVGRADSVYHLAAAVGVALIAKQPIQTIERNVYPTQLILDRLGERARRGARIPCFIASTSEVYGKNPKPVWSEEDDLVFGATTKPRWSYGVSKAIDEFLALAFYKEQQLPVVVGRFFNVVGPRQTGAYGMVLPRFVEAALKGEKLVVHDDGAQIRCFAHVDDVVGAVVKLVDTPQAHGRVYNIGSDTPVSILELAKRVIERVNPKAEIDFRSYSDAYDESFEDIRRRVPDLTRIAATIGYAPTQDLDAIIDSVADSMR